From the Notolabrus celidotus isolate fNotCel1 chromosome 12, fNotCel1.pri, whole genome shotgun sequence genome, one window contains:
- the LOC117823240 gene encoding endothelin-2 isoform X1, whose product MSPDTSLFLLITVWASVQDGFGLPVMKDQDVETSENVQTQRVRMKRCACSSQMDSECHYFCHLDIIWINTPSKTTAYGLGNSPSRRRRSICRCTCANPDDQTCTNFCNLSPGSIPSKRSMKKRQLGILSFLRATAIRSKRVLDPPDSKISSKAQRPNIR is encoded by the exons ATGTCTCCTGATACCAGCCTGTTTCTCCTCATCACTGTCTGGGCTTCAGTGCAGGATG GTTTCGGTCTTCCTGTGATGAAAGATCAGGATGTGGAGACCAGTGAAAATGTCcagacacagagagtgagaaTGAAGCGCTGCGCCTGCAGCAGCCAGATGGACTCTGAGTGCCACTACTTCTGCCACCTGGACATCATCTGGATCAACACACCCAG caaGACAACAGCCTATGGTCTGGGAAACTCTCCATCCCGGCGCAGGAGGTCCATTTGTCGCTGTACATGTGCAAACCCTGACGATCAAACCTGCACCAACTTCTGCAATCTCAG TCCTGGAAGCATCCCCTCAAAAAGATCCATGAAGAAACGTCAACTTGGCATACTCAGCTTCTTGAG GGCGACTGCCATCAGGTCCAAGCGAGTTCTGGATCCACCCGATTCAAAAATATCCTCTAAAGCGCAGAGACCGAACATCCGCTAA
- the LOC117823240 gene encoding endothelin-2 isoform X2, giving the protein MSSDSLFLLITVWASVQDGFGLPVMKDQDVETSENVQTQRVRMKRCACSSQMDSECHYFCHLDIIWINTPSKTTAYGLGNSPSRRRRSICRCTCANPDDQTCTNFCNLSPGSIPSKRSMKKRQLGILSFLRATAIRSKRVLDPPDSKISSKAQRPNIR; this is encoded by the exons ATGTCTTCTGACAG CCTGTTTCTCCTCATCACTGTCTGGGCTTCAGTGCAGGATG GTTTCGGTCTTCCTGTGATGAAAGATCAGGATGTGGAGACCAGTGAAAATGTCcagacacagagagtgagaaTGAAGCGCTGCGCCTGCAGCAGCCAGATGGACTCTGAGTGCCACTACTTCTGCCACCTGGACATCATCTGGATCAACACACCCAG caaGACAACAGCCTATGGTCTGGGAAACTCTCCATCCCGGCGCAGGAGGTCCATTTGTCGCTGTACATGTGCAAACCCTGACGATCAAACCTGCACCAACTTCTGCAATCTCAG TCCTGGAAGCATCCCCTCAAAAAGATCCATGAAGAAACGTCAACTTGGCATACTCAGCTTCTTGAG GGCGACTGCCATCAGGTCCAAGCGAGTTCTGGATCCACCCGATTCAAAAATATCCTCTAAAGCGCAGAGACCGAACATCCGCTAA